A genomic stretch from Hoplias malabaricus isolate fHopMal1 chromosome 4, fHopMal1.hap1, whole genome shotgun sequence includes:
- the LOC136695382 gene encoding rho GTPase-activating protein 8-like, with amino-acid sequence MISANDLEQLAEIELQKEEEEDDGRPGGCPLAPSSGNACQDLSHPYYDVARHGILQVTGDDKYGRKLIIFSSCCMPPSHQLNHHRLLEYLKYTLDQYVESDYTVVYFHYGLRSINKPSLRWLRDAYREFDRKYKKNLKALYVVHPTNFIRVIWNIFKPVLSHKFGKKLTYVNYLAELRDHLNYDQLIIPPAVLRHDEELRAAQKGGPPPPAKVPPPRPPLPTQQFGVSLQYIREKNNGAMIPPVMCQTVSYLKRNGLKTEGIFRRSARVQIIKDIQKLYNQGKPVSFELYSDVHVPAVILKTFLRELPEPLLTFTSYDQIQNITKVESSLRVLRCKRIVESLPEPNFIVLKYLICFLHMVSQECICNKMSSSNLACVFGVNLVWPPQGTVSLNALTPLNIFTELLIEHYQTVFSSRCPPQQVLP; translated from the exons ATGATCTCAGCAAATGACTTGGAGCAGTTGGCAGAAATAG AGCTGCagaaagaagaggaggaagacgATGGGCGTCCAGGTGGGTGCCCTCTAGCCCCATCCAGTGGCAATGCCTGTCAGGACCTGTCTCATCCGTATTATGATGTTGCACGACATGGGATTCTCCAAGTTACAG GAGATGATAAATATGGCAGAAagctgattattttcagcagtTGTTGCATGCCCCCATCACATCAGCTCAATCACCACAGACTGTTGGA GTATCTGAAGTACACATTGGACCAGTATGTTGAAAGTGATTACACAGTGGTATATTTTCACTACGGTTTGCGCAGCATCAACAAACCCTCCTTGCGCTGGCTCCGAGATGCCTATCGGGAATTTGATAGAaa ATATAAGAAGAATCTTAAAGCCCTGTATGTTGTCCACCCCACAAACTTTATCCGGGTTATCTGGAACATATTCAAACCTGTTCTAAG CCACAAATTTGGCAAGAAGCTGACCTATGTGAACTATTTGGCAGAGCTAAGGGACCACCTGAACTATGATCAGCTCATCATCCCACCAGCAGTATTAAG GCACGATGAGGAGCTCCGAGCGGCTCAAAAAGGAGGACCACCCCCTCCGGCGAAGGTCCCGCCCCCAAGACCCCCGCTGCCTACACAGCAGTTTGGAGTGAGCTTACAGTA tatTCGGGAGAAGAATAATGGAGCGATGATACCTCCTGTGATGTGTCAAACTGTGTCATACCTTAAAAGAAATG GGCTGAAAACAGAAGGAATCTTCCGAAGGTCAGCACGAGTCCAGATTATCAAGGACATCCAGAAACTCTATAACCAGG ggaagCCTGTTAGCTTTGAGCTGTACTCTGATGTACACGTTCCTGCTGTGATCTTGAAGACGTTTCTCCGGGAGCTGCCAGAGCCACTGCTCACATTCACTTCATATGACCAGATACAAAATATCACCA AGGTGGAGAGCAGCCTGAGGGTTTTGAGGTGCAAGAGGATTGTGGAGTCACTTCCAGAGCCCAACTTCATCGTCCTCAAGTACCTCATCTGCTTCCTCCATATG gtCTCTCAGGAGTGCATCTGTAATAAGATGTCTTCCTCTAACCTGgcgtgtgtgtttggggtgaaCTTGGTGTGGCCTCCACAAGGCACAGTTTCTCTGAATGCTCTCACGCCCCTCAACATCTTCACTGAGCTGCTGATCGAGCACTACCAGACCGTTTTCAGCTCTCGCTGCCCTCCACAACAGGTACTCCCCTGA